TGCCGAAGGGCGAGGTCGCCATCCGCCTTCAGGTACACCGCATCCGACTCGAAGCGATCGAGCGCCAGCGCGAGCGTAGCGTCGAACTCCTCCAGCGTCACCGGTACGTCATCCAGGTAGATCTGCCCGTCCGCGTCGATCGAGACCACGAGCGCATCGGCGGCGCTGAGGGGTGCGGAGACACCCTCCGGCAGGTCGATCTCGATGCCGCCCTGGAGGATGGGCGCCGTGATCATGAAGATGATGAGGAGGGTGAACGCCACATCGACGAGGCTCGTGACGTTGATCTCCGCCACGACGCCGATCCCGTCGGCCTGCTGTGTAAAGCGCCTTTTCATCCCGCGTTCCTTATCCTCCGACCGTCGGGGTTCCCTCCCGGCTCACAGGCGCCCCTCGCGCGCGAGAGTCCCCACGAATTCGCTCGCGAATCCTTCCAGTTCTCCCACGAAGAGACGCAGGCGGG
Above is a window of Candidatus Palauibacter scopulicola DNA encoding:
- a CDS encoding biopolymer transporter ExbD, with the protein product MKRRFTQQADGIGVVAEINVTSLVDVAFTLLIIFMITAPILQGGIEIDLPEGVSAPLSAADALVVSIDADGQIYLDDVPVTLEEFDATLALALDRFESDAVYLKADGDLALRQATRVMGRIQEAGGVLNMVTDPDPSLRRP